A genomic stretch from Aquila chrysaetos chrysaetos chromosome 1, bAquChr1.4, whole genome shotgun sequence includes:
- the DRD5 gene encoding LOW QUALITY PROTEIN: D(1B) dopamine receptor (The sequence of the model RefSeq protein was modified relative to this genomic sequence to represent the inferred CDS: deleted 2 bases in 1 codon): protein MLRGGRSPPLPPAAGPPGGARGPAGAPGAAQVAAGSLLALLILWTLFGNVLVCAAIVRYRHLRSKVTNIFIVSLAVSDLLVALLVMPWKAVAEVAGYWPFGAFCNVWVAFDIMCSTASILNLCVISVDRYWAISSPFRYERKMTQRLALVMIGVAWALSVLISFIPVQLNWHKGRDVAAAGDIGDGFGAGWAAAGAVTTWAEDMSTTWVTLAAMRPSDGTSGSNDTLAGPSESCDSSLNRTYAISSSLISFYIPVAIMIVTYTRIYRIAQVQIRRISSLERAAEHAQSCRSSHVDCHHHTSLKSSIRKETKVLKTLSVIMGVFVCCWLPFFILNCMVPFCESPPSDPHAGLPCVSETTFNIFVWFGWANSSLNPIIYAFNADFRKVFSNLLGCGQFCSTTPVETVNISNELISYNQDTLFHKEIATAYVNMIPNVVDCEENREDPFDGMSQISPDHEIATDSVCELDCEGEISLGKITPFTPNGLH, encoded by the exons ATGCTGCGGGGCGGCCGGagcccgccgctgccgccggcggcggga ccccccggcggggcgcggggcccggcgggcgcCCCCGGGGCGGCGCAGGTGGCGGCGGGCAGCCTGCTGGCTCTGCTCATCCTCTGGACGCTCTTTGGGAACGTGCTGGTGTGCGCGGCCATCGTCCGCTACCGGCACCTGAGGAGCAAGGTCACCAACATCTTCATCGTGTCCCTGGCCGTCTCGGACCTGCTGGTGGCTCTGCTGGTCATGCCCTGGAAGGCGGTGGCTGAGGTGGCCGGGTACTGGCCCTTCGGGGCTTTCTGCAACGTCTGGGTGGCCTTCGATATCATGTGCTCCACGGCCTCCATCCTGAACCTGTGCGTGATTAGCGTGGACAGGTACTGGGCTATTTCCAGCCCCTTCCGCTATGAGAGGAAGATGACCCAACGGCTGGCTCTGGTGATGATCGGCGTGGCGTGGGCTTTGTCTGTGCTCATCTCCTTCATCCCTGTCCAGCTCAACTGGCACAAAGGCAGGgatgttgctgctgctggtgatATCGGAGATGGATTTGGcgctggctgggcagcagcaggtgcTGTCACCACCTGGGCGGAAGATATGAGCACCACGTGGGTGACATTAGCAGCAATGAGACCCTCTGATGGGACCTCTGGCAGCAACGATACCCTCGCTGGACCGTCGGAGAGCTGTGACTCCAGCCTCAACAGGACTTACGCTATTTCCTCCTCCTTGATCAGTTTTTATATCCCGGTGGCTATCATGATAGTTACCTACACTCGAATCTACCGCATTGCCCAGGTGCAGATTCGTCGTATCTCTTCCCTGGAGAGGGCAGCCGAGCACGCGCAGAGCTGCCGGAGCAGCCATGTCGACTGCCACCATCACACGAGCCTCAAGTCCTCCATCAGGAAAGAGACCAAGGTGTTGAAGACTCTCTCCGTCATCATGGGCGTCTTTGTCTGCTGCTGGTTGCCATTCTTCATCTTGAACTGCATGGTTCCCTTCTGCGAGAGCCCACCCAGTGACCCCCACGCTGGCCTTCCCTGCGTCAGTGAGACCACCTTTAATATCTTCGTCTGGTTTGGTTGGGCCAACTCCTCTCTCAACCCCATCATCTACGCCTTCAATGCTGACTTTAGAAAGGTCTTCTCCAACCTCCTGGGATGCGGTCAGTTTTGCTCTACTACTCCAGTGGAGACTGTTAATATAAGCAACGAGCTTATCTCTTACAACCAGGACACCCTTTTCCATAAGGAGATAGCGACTGCTTACGTTAACATGATCCCAAATGTGGTTGACTGTGAGGAAAACCGCGAGGACCCTTTTGATGGGATGTCTCAGATCTCCCCTGACCATGAGATTGCCACTGACTCTGTCTGTGAGCTGGACTGCGAGGGGGAGATTTCTCTAGGCAAAATAACACCTTTCACTCCAAATGGTTTACATTAA